The following are encoded together in the Verrucomicrobiota bacterium genome:
- a CDS encoding carbohydrate porin, with amino-acid sequence MMLPLLLAASLITTHEVPGMATVHIPMPAMITPNEELRFDIPYQIPELNWNMQRFWEPYRSNRDNSKNWFQSDYATMNWFGLRDTLANHGLDISVSYTANLAGNPVGGKSAGFTYCDNFTFDLEFQSKPLFGYEGGTLSVIGIERNGNNLTARNVGNQFTVQQVYGGTGFIFYGLAYNQRFCNDRFSFKFGRMAAGDDFASSPLYWLYMNNGIDGNPQSLPVNGKFTTYPWAVWGSRLRALVTKETELMLGIYQVTPQVSQSYMHGFNWDMNPGDGVMVIGQYGWAHEFSTPATPAPTTSAKSTDSTDGKSVTSANGKDGKTFATPASDAIPHGLPGHYWMGGYYSTWTYPQFGSSQRQNGAYGLYWHFDQMLYRMSPFKDTGLTAWSAFMLCPQQNTAKVPFQYNGGLVYTGMIPFRPQDVSIFGVAYGNFSSNYAQANQATAGGYATYELAYEFGYRINLTKFAYIQPDAQWIINPGGTGTIPNALVLGAQIGVTF; translated from the coding sequence ATGATGCTCCCCCTTCTTCTCGCCGCCTCGCTGATCACCACCCACGAGGTGCCCGGCATGGCCACCGTCCATATTCCCATGCCGGCCATGATCACTCCTAATGAGGAGCTCCGCTTTGATATCCCCTATCAGATTCCCGAGCTGAACTGGAACATGCAGCGTTTCTGGGAGCCTTACCGTTCAAATCGAGATAACTCGAAAAACTGGTTCCAATCCGACTACGCGACCATGAACTGGTTCGGTCTCCGTGACACACTGGCGAACCATGGTCTTGATATCTCCGTATCCTACACGGCCAACCTCGCCGGCAACCCTGTCGGCGGCAAAAGCGCCGGGTTCACCTACTGCGATAACTTCACATTCGATCTGGAATTCCAGTCCAAACCCTTGTTCGGCTATGAGGGCGGTACCCTGAGCGTGATCGGTATCGAGCGCAACGGAAACAACCTCACCGCTCGGAACGTCGGCAACCAGTTCACCGTCCAACAGGTCTACGGAGGCACTGGCTTCATCTTCTACGGGCTCGCCTACAACCAGCGCTTCTGCAACGACCGCTTCAGCTTCAAGTTCGGGCGCATGGCCGCGGGTGATGACTTCGCCTCCTCCCCCCTCTACTGGCTCTACATGAACAACGGCATCGACGGCAACCCCCAGTCGCTTCCCGTGAACGGTAAGTTTACCACCTATCCCTGGGCCGTCTGGGGTTCACGACTGAGGGCTTTGGTGACCAAGGAGACTGAGTTGATGCTGGGCATCTACCAGGTCACCCCTCAGGTGTCCCAGTCCTACATGCATGGCTTCAACTGGGATATGAACCCCGGCGACGGAGTCATGGTCATCGGCCAGTACGGATGGGCCCATGAGTTCTCCACGCCTGCTACTCCTGCTCCCACCACCTCCGCCAAATCGACTGATTCGACTGATGGTAAGTCGGTTACCTCAGCGAACGGGAAGGACGGAAAGACCTTCGCTACTCCAGCCAGCGACGCCATCCCTCACGGGCTTCCCGGCCACTACTGGATGGGTGGCTACTACTCCACCTGGACCTATCCGCAGTTTGGGAGCAGCCAACGCCAGAACGGCGCCTACGGGCTCTACTGGCATTTCGACCAGATGCTTTACCGGATGAGCCCTTTCAAAGACACCGGTCTCACCGCCTGGAGCGCCTTCATGCTTTGCCCTCAGCAGAATACGGCCAAGGTCCCCTTCCAGTACAATGGCGGTTTGGTTTACACCGGCATGATCCCATTCCGTCCGCAGGACGTCTCCATCTTCGGCGTGGCCTACGGCAACTTCAGCTCCAACTACGCCCAGGCCAATCAGGCCACAGCTGGCGGTTACGCCACGTATGAGCTGGCCTATGAGTTTGGCTACCGTATTAACCTGACCAAGTTTGCCTACATCCAGCCTGATGCCCAGTGGATCATTAACCCGGGTGGGACGGGAACCATCCCGAACGCCCTCGTGCTGGGTGCCCAGATCGGGGTGACGTTCTAG
- a CDS encoding adenylyltransferase/cytidyltransferase family protein, translated as MRHIFVSGCYDIIHAGHVQFFREAKSLGDFLTVSFASSDVLWAHKQRRSSLPDEHKKGILEALDMVDQVVIGTGTEHGFDFLEDFRRLRPDVLAVTEDDQYGDKKRELCAETGAEYVILPKTPPKYEPVSTSQLVKWIRAPKDAPLRVDFAGGWLDVPRYARPGGFIVNCAIQPKVSLRDWGYERNAGLGGSGAWALLNGHTGVEEELGLGVGWQDPAVIRETGLCVWRSGVKPSLELKTDGTMIHGLMALWWSGKPHDTPAMADQHRDYAAIEAAGHLAREGVLSGDVNKLGEGVSASYSVQLSEGMSPLPEAPGCLGRKYCGGGFGGYALYLFGREEDRRAFLAQTADARPIEPYSNWE; from the coding sequence ATGCGTCACATCTTTGTCTCCGGTTGCTACGACATCATTCATGCCGGTCATGTGCAGTTTTTTCGGGAGGCGAAATCGCTGGGAGATTTTCTGACCGTCTCCTTTGCCTCGAGCGATGTCCTCTGGGCGCACAAGCAGCGGCGTTCTTCACTGCCCGACGAGCATAAGAAAGGGATCCTGGAAGCCTTGGACATGGTCGATCAAGTGGTCATCGGCACAGGCACCGAGCATGGGTTCGATTTCCTGGAGGATTTCCGACGTCTCCGGCCCGATGTCTTGGCTGTCACTGAGGACGACCAGTATGGCGATAAGAAAAGGGAACTCTGTGCGGAGACAGGAGCCGAGTATGTCATCCTCCCCAAGACGCCTCCGAAATACGAACCAGTCTCGACCTCGCAACTGGTGAAGTGGATCAGGGCGCCAAAGGATGCTCCACTGAGGGTTGATTTCGCCGGCGGTTGGCTGGATGTTCCGCGTTATGCAAGACCGGGTGGCTTCATCGTGAACTGCGCCATCCAGCCAAAGGTCTCCTTACGCGACTGGGGCTATGAGCGTAATGCCGGACTCGGCGGAAGCGGTGCTTGGGCGCTCCTTAACGGACACACGGGTGTCGAGGAGGAACTCGGCCTTGGCGTCGGCTGGCAGGATCCCGCTGTAATCCGCGAAACAGGACTCTGTGTCTGGCGCAGCGGCGTTAAGCCCTCACTGGAACTCAAAACCGACGGGACGATGATTCATGGGCTCATGGCACTCTGGTGGAGCGGAAAACCGCACGACACCCCGGCTATGGCTGACCAGCATCGGGATTACGCCGCCATCGAAGCGGCCGGCCACCTCGCCCGAGAGGGAGTTCTTTCAGGTGATGTCAATAAACTTGGCGAGGGTGTCTCCGCCTCATACTCGGTACAACTCAGCGAGGGAATGTCACCACTCCCCGAGGCTCCGGGATGCCTCGGCCGCAAATATTGCGGTGGCGGCTTCGGTGGCTACGCCCTCTACCTGTTCGGCCGGGAGGAGGATCGACGTGCGTTTCTAGCACAGACGGCAGATGCCCGCCCCATCGAACCGTACTCCAACTGGGAGTAG
- a CDS encoding type II secretion system F family protein gives MPFFSFKAQDAACRSESGRIEALSGSDAYRKLRERGLQPSKVVEEGAASSSASKKSFFGSSSPGAAKAKSGEVPSAENLPKLTTPQLLFFTEELAELLDAGLQLEGALKVIEQRQEKSPVKIVAAHLRQLVREGVGFSKALRSCGKSFDPLYCNLVAAGEAGGVLPQILKRQCAHLEMVGELGKKVTSALVYPAIVFSSAILLMFIFLTFLVPQLSVLLGKSGQKLPAITQALITTSLFCAHWWWAIAAFIGAVITGLRMAVATPAGRAWWHRAQLDVPVVGPVLKARFYAEVMQNLSTLVSNGVTMLSAMDLMRAATGNVYLKGLLEKVGDMVREGSSLASAMRRTGFFPPVLLDILAVGEQTGDLAGSLARAAKRYDRELTSRIQHLTTLIQPAVILIVALFVGVVAYSMISGILSSVNALKAH, from the coding sequence ATGCCTTTCTTTTCCTTCAAAGCCCAAGACGCTGCCTGTCGTTCCGAGAGTGGTCGTATCGAGGCGCTCTCCGGATCGGATGCCTACCGCAAGCTGCGTGAGCGCGGCCTGCAGCCTAGCAAGGTCGTGGAGGAGGGGGCGGCATCTTCCTCAGCTTCAAAGAAGTCTTTCTTCGGATCCTCCTCTCCCGGTGCCGCCAAGGCAAAGTCCGGAGAGGTGCCTTCCGCCGAGAATCTACCTAAGCTGACCACGCCCCAGCTGCTCTTCTTCACCGAGGAGCTTGCGGAGCTCCTAGATGCTGGTCTTCAGCTCGAGGGAGCCCTCAAGGTGATCGAGCAGCGCCAGGAGAAATCGCCAGTGAAGATCGTGGCCGCTCATCTGCGTCAACTGGTGCGCGAGGGCGTCGGTTTTTCCAAGGCTCTTCGGAGCTGTGGCAAGTCATTCGACCCGCTCTACTGCAACCTGGTCGCCGCAGGTGAAGCGGGCGGAGTGCTTCCCCAGATCCTGAAGCGCCAGTGTGCCCACCTAGAGATGGTTGGGGAGCTAGGCAAGAAGGTGACCTCTGCACTTGTCTATCCCGCGATCGTCTTCTCCTCGGCGATACTGCTCATGTTCATCTTCCTCACCTTCCTGGTGCCTCAGCTCTCGGTTCTGCTTGGAAAATCGGGACAGAAACTTCCCGCGATCACCCAGGCGTTGATCACGACCAGTCTCTTCTGCGCCCACTGGTGGTGGGCGATCGCGGCTTTTATCGGAGCAGTCATCACCGGACTGCGCATGGCGGTCGCCACACCTGCTGGACGGGCGTGGTGGCACCGTGCCCAACTCGATGTGCCCGTGGTCGGACCGGTGCTGAAGGCCCGCTTCTATGCCGAAGTGATGCAGAATCTCTCCACCCTGGTCTCCAACGGCGTCACGATGCTCTCGGCCATGGATCTGATGCGTGCCGCAACCGGAAATGTCTACTTGAAGGGATTGCTCGAGAAAGTCGGCGACATGGTGCGCGAGGGAAGCTCGCTTGCTTCGGCGATGCGCCGCACCGGATTTTTCCCTCCGGTCCTTCTTGATATCCTGGCGGTCGGTGAGCAGACCGGTGATCTGGCAGGATCTCTGGCCCGCGCAGCCAAGCGCTACGACCGCGAGCTGACTTCCCGCATTCAACATCTCACCACGCTGATCCAGCCCGCAGTCATCTTGATTGTGGCTCTTTTTGTGGGCGTGGTGGCCTACTCAATGATCTCGGGCATCCTCTCCAGCGTGAACGCGCTGAAGGCGCACTGA